A genomic window from Silene latifolia isolate original U9 population chromosome Y, ASM4854445v1, whole genome shotgun sequence includes:
- the LOC141630767 gene encoding protein FAR1-RELATED SEQUENCE 5-like produces the protein MFVENLIGRKDTCSSFYFDFIVDENKCLVGVFWGDPICIKNYMLFGEVLSADATYGTNKYDMVFVPFTGVDHHKRCITFGAGLIGDESIECYTWLFKTFLEAMGGCQPRIIITDQDKSMKSVVPEVFKESTHILCMWHIMKKLREKVSYQLFQDEDFKIRLNRCVWNNELEPDEFEEQWGKIMTDYQLVEHELFSNLYDLREQWISAYFKDVSMSGLMRVTSRSESENSFFDRFLTPHLTLVEFWVCYESALEAQRHKQSKLNSDNKHSEIPRKTKSNLEVHASEMQRLWILHNQDFQKIPEQYITQRWTKAAMTKPVFDKYGKAIDVSQKFFNRKNLNTELWQEVYSCVSVAECDDDMKLLIEKLRDIRLDMISNRSGHLQLDSNCFPRVQ, from the exons ATGTTTGTTGAAAATCTTATTGGGAGAAAAGACACATGCagttcattttactttgattttatagTAGATGAAAACAAGTGCCTAGTTGGAGTGTTTTGGGGAGATCCGATCTGCATAAAGAACTATATGCTGTTCGGTGAGGTTTTATCAGCAGATGCTACATAtggaacaaacaaatacgatatgGTGTTTGTGCCTTTCACAGGAGTTGATCACCACAAAAGGTGCATAACGTTTGGAGCTGGGTTGATAGGTGATGAAAGTATTGAGTGTTATACGTGGCTGTTCAAGACATTTTTGGAAGCAATGGGCGGGTGCCAACCGAGAATTATAATTACTGATCAGGACAAATCAATGAAGTCGGTAGTCCCGGAAGTGTTTAAGGAGTCAACACACATACTGTGCATGTGGCACATAATGAAGAAACTAAGAGAGAAAGTCAGTTATCAACTGTTTCAAGATGAGGATTTTAAGATCAGACTCAAtaggtgtgtttggaacaacGAACTTGAGCCTGATGAATTCGAAGAACAATGGGGGAAGATAATGACTGATTATCAACTTGTAGAACACGAGTTGTTTTCAAATTTGTACGATCTCAGGGAACAGTGGATCTCTGCCTATTTTAAAGATGTTTCAATGTCTGGCTTGATGAGAGTTACTTCTAGGTCTGAGAGTGAAAACAGTTTCTTTGACAGGTTCCTCACACCTCATTTGACCCTTGTTGAGTTTTGGGTGTGCTATGAGAGTGCCTTGGAAGCACAAAGACACAAGCAGTCCAAATTGAACAGTGACAACAAACACTCTGAAATCCCACGGAAAACAAAGTCAAACCTTGAAGTCCATGCTTCTGAAAT GCAACGCCTTTGGATTCTACACAACCAAGATTTTCAGAAAATACCAGAACAGTACATAACGCAAAGATGGACAAAAGCTGCAATGACTAAGCCTGTCTTTGACAAATATGGCAAAGCGATAGATGTCTCTCAAAAGTTTTTCAATAGGAAAAATTTGAATACTGAGCTGTGGCAAGAGGTTTATTCTTGTGTCAGCGTAGCTGAGTGTGATGATGACATGAAGCTTTTGATTGAAAAACTGAGAGATATTAGATTGGATATGATTAGTAACAGAAGT ggACATCTTCAACTTGATTCGAATTGTTTTCCAAGAGTACAATAA